AAGTAATTGGAAGTTTAAGCTAGTCATTTAGGTTCTATATATGGTTTACTagtatagaattaaattagttaGTACAGTGCACGAAATCCGGTGAGGTCTCTGCAATAGTTGATCctgctttatatattttttatgttgagtGTTCTGTACCATTCTGAGTTTTTCTGTAGAGATTAATCAGTTGGTTTGCATTTTGAGTTTCAGCTTAAGAATTCTAGCCTAttcctcttaattttttactcGATGTTTATGATTGTATTGTCTTCTAGTAGTGATGTTTCATTAGTTTTTTCTGTTCTGTATCTCCCTTGTTTAATTTCATACTGAGGAAAATCAGTTGAGTTCACACTGAAGACAGTACTTAAACTTTTCTATCGTTAGACATTCTATGTTGGGGCATTGAGCTGTCCTGTTTTAGCTCATAGGGTGCACTAAAAGTCTTCACTTTCATTTTTGGGCTTTATAGTAGTCAGATGAGAGGCAAATCTTATTTACATGGATTCAAGTGACAGCAATCTTTTCTTCTCTGTGATGCTTTGAGGTTATGTTGACATGAGTGTTTTTAACAGTGTGTGCTGATTTGGTACGTGGTGCCAAGGACAAAAGACTCAGGGTCAAGGGACCAGTGAGGATGCCAACTAAGGTTCTTCACATCACTACTAGGAAGTCTCCTTGTGGTGAAGGTAAGAATTGCGTCGCAAGATGTTGGAGATATTTATTTCTTGCATTCTCTTTATGTGAATGTCTGAAATAAGCTTTCTGTTTGTGTGTAGTTTAGATTGATTTAATAACGATGTTCCAGGCATTGTTTCTCTTATTGAGCTTATCATGTTTATTAGGGATTCTATGTGTTTGTTTCGCTACAATTTAGTTATAGGTTTTGTTGTGGAGGGAAACTTCTTTGTGGGTGAATTCTTAATTGAAATCAATAACCATATGATGGGTCCTAGACAGTTTTATATCAATATGCTGTAGTCTCAACCTTTAtacatcttttttcttgaacaGCTGCCTTTATTTTCAAGGTTTGTTGCATCGCTGTTTTGATGAACTGAAGTTTACATGATTACTAGGAACGTTTTTCAATAGTGAATATGCTTGTAATGTAATTATGTGGTTAACTGTATTATCCATGTGCTTAATTGTGTacctataaatttattgcttGAGAAATTTGTACATAAACTCCAGGAAGTGTCTTTTGAAAAGATGaagtttcttttgttttcttgtgcCTAGAAACACTTCccaaaatttttcttatttttgaaaagtgaTATTCTTGGTGTTAATCCGACATGTGTCCACATACATTAAGTTTTATGTCAATGAGTGGTCTGAATTTTTCAGTTAGAACTTTGGATATATGTTTTGTACAAATTTGTATTGTTTATCAATCCGGTACTTACACCTCCATTTTTATTCCTCAGGTACAAATACTTGGGATCGGTTCGAACTGAGGGTTCACAAGCGGGTGATCGACCTTTTCAGTTCCCCAGACGTTGTTAAGCAGATCACTTCAATTACTATAGAACCTGGCGTAGAGGTTGAAGTTACCATAGCGGATTCTTAggcatccaaaaattacatgttaTTTCAGCTTTTGTCACTTGAGTTCAAGCCTCTGctatttacaattttgatgTCAAAGACTATTTTAGAAAGGGATGTGCGTATTTGTTGATTTCTGTTGAGAGCATATTACTTTTGAACGCTGCCACATGCAACTTCAATTTACGTGATGTCCATTATTCTCGTGGCACCTCGTTTATATTGTCCAAATATACAATTGTACCCTAAAGCACAAAGAGAAACAACCTTCAAAATGTTTAGCTGATCACACCAAGCAAATGAGGCCATAGAgtacaaattcaatgaatgtGCTTGCAAATAATACGTTTGATCAAACCGTTAACTATTCCTCCAAAGGATAAAGTATAAACTCATTTGGATAGTACTTACCACTGACtaaaacaccaaaaaaaacaattactCATTTCccttatctaaaattaaattccaaccatagaaatatatattttatttgtgaaatGGTATTTTCTCAATGAAGTGAAGGATGGAGATATTCCCTATAATATTCTGTGTGTTTTAGCTcttaaaataaagaacaagTTCATTCAAATAGCAGCCGGATCAAATTGATCCGTCATCGTAAACTACTTCtcatactaaaaatattttaactttactGGGTAAATTCGTAGGCTATAGTATTGTCCAAGCAAAGAATCAGCATGAAATGAGAAGTGAAATACCAGATCGGGTGCATGCAGCATtgcaaaaaacacaaattatCTGTATTTTTTCTCCTCTCCCTTTTTCTCTTGAATTTTGTCCTTGAGATTCTTGATCATAATAATGCATAAAACTTGAAATCACAATTAGCATAAAAACAGTCAGTCTGATGCAAAAACAGGCACATTTTCAGTGAATTAAACTGCCACAAAAGTTCCAAGGAAAGGGGAGAGGAGAAAAACAAATCCCTTTGgatttctcttctcttcttttctcttctccaTGTAATCATTTACAAAACTTTCCATGACTGCACAAAAACTTTCTCTCATCAAGAGAGACTCTGGGGATTAAATTCTCCAAGATTTCAGAAGAATTACGCTGCAAAGATCATCAAGAACTCTTCTTGTCACTTCCATAGTAATCCAGATACCAATCCACGAACTTCTTCAACCCCGTCTGCAGATCCGTCTCGGGCTTGTAATGCAGCTCCTTCTTTGCATAACTAATATTAGCATGAGTAAACAGCACGTCGCCATTTCTTGGCATCGGCAGCACGTTTTTCTTCGCCTTTTTCTTCAACAGGTTCTCCAGTATACTAACAAGCTTTGTAACAGGGACAGGAGAAGTGTTCCCAAGATTGAAAACCCGTAATTGTGCTGTTCCCGTCTTCTTCCCTCCACTCCCAGTACTCTTTTCTGCAGTATCTATTGCAGCAACGCAGCCCTTCACAATGTCATCGATGTACGTAAAGTCCCTAGCCACACTGCCATGATCATCAGGGGCTTCAAATATAGGAATCGGTTTTCCTTTCAGGATATCCtttgtgaagaagaaatagGCCATGTCAGGCCGCCCCCACGGCCCATATACAGTGAAAAACCTCAAGCCCGTGATGGATAGGCCGTAGATGTGGTTGTATGTATGGGCAATTTCTTCTCCAGCTTTCTTGGTGGCAGCGTACAGGCTTGCTGGTTGATCAGTTCGATCTTTTTCTGCAAAGGGAACCTTAGTGTTGAGCCCGTAAACCGAGCTGGAAGAAGCCCAAACGACTGCTGGCTGAGGATTTGCAGATTTGCAGACCTCGAAAAGGCTCACTAGGCCAGCAATGTTGCTGTGAACATAAGAGGAAGGATTCTTCATGGCGTAGCGGACACCGGCCTGAGCCGCTAAGTGCATCACATGTGTGAAGGCAACAATGTCGAAAAGCTTGTTTAGGAGAGCGGTGTCGTTTATATCCCCCTCGACGACGAAGACTCCGGCCCGTTCCAGGAGTTTCTGACGGGCTCTCTTCAATGAAGGATCATAGTAGTTGTTGAAATTGTCAAGCCCGACGACTCCGTCCCCGCGGCGCTTGAGTGCCATGGAGACATGGCTACCAACGAATCCAGCAGCCCCGGTAACAAGGACGGAGAGATGGC
This region of Sesamum indicum cultivar Zhongzhi No. 13 linkage group LG4, S_indicum_v1.0, whole genome shotgun sequence genomic DNA includes:
- the LOC105160575 gene encoding UDP-glucuronate 4-epimerase 3-like; the protein is MVDRPPYVHRRWPNYSAPKLIFWASIFAALILFIILHSPPPDFSSDRRTTTTWGSLNWERRVQTSARTRSHSPSHSAGPGHLSVLVTGAAGFVGSHVSMALKRRGDGVVGLDNFNNYYDPSLKRARQKLLERAGVFVVEGDINDTALLNKLFDIVAFTHVMHLAAQAGVRYAMKNPSSYVHSNIAGLVSLFEVCKSANPQPAVVWASSSSVYGLNTKVPFAEKDRTDQPASLYAATKKAGEEIAHTYNHIYGLSITGLRFFTVYGPWGRPDMAYFFFTKDILKGKPIPIFEAPDDHGSVARDFTYIDDIVKGCVAAIDTAEKSTGSGGKKTGTAQLRVFNLGNTSPVPVTKLVSILENLLKKKAKKNVLPMPRNGDVLFTHANISYAKKELHYKPETDLQTGLKKFVDWYLDYYGSDKKSS